In Micromonospora sp. WMMD980, the following are encoded in one genomic region:
- a CDS encoding DUF3052 domain-containing protein: MSATAGQAADGVRSLADRFGIEPGMVVMEMGYDDDVDTDLRDALTDRCGELVDEDTDEVVDAVLVWHRDGDGDLFELLVDALGPLADNGVVWLLTPKAGREGHVEPSEVAESAQTAGLQQTSTINAGRDWSGARLVLRRGSKSKK, translated from the coding sequence GTGAGCGCGACCGCTGGTCAGGCCGCCGACGGGGTACGCAGCCTGGCGGACCGGTTCGGGATCGAGCCGGGCATGGTCGTCATGGAGATGGGCTACGACGACGACGTCGACACCGATCTCCGGGACGCCCTGACCGACCGCTGTGGAGAACTTGTCGACGAGGACACCGACGAGGTGGTCGACGCGGTCCTGGTCTGGCACCGCGACGGCGACGGTGACCTCTTCGAACTCCTCGTCGACGCCCTCGGGCCGCTGGCGGACAACGGCGTGGTCTGGCTCCTGACGCCGAAGGCCGGCCGGGAAGGCCACGTCGAGCCGAGCGAGGTCGCGGAGAGTGCGCAGACCGCCGGGCTCCAGCAGACCTCCACCATCAACGCCGGCCGCGACTGGAGCGGCGCCCGCCTCGTGCTGCGGCGCGGTTCCAAGAGCAAGAAGTAG
- a CDS encoding peroxiredoxin: MPIEVGAEAPDFLLKDQNNQEVRLSDLRGRKTVLLVFYPLAFTGICQGELCEVRDNLNEYVNDDVQVLTVSVDSVYAHKIWADREGYQFPLLADFWPHGAVAQAYGVFNDVAGIANRGTFVIDRAGVVRFAEMNMPGEARDQQGWRKALAEAVAA; this comes from the coding sequence ATGCCGATCGAGGTGGGCGCCGAGGCGCCGGACTTCCTGCTCAAGGACCAGAACAACCAGGAGGTCCGGCTCTCCGACCTCCGCGGCCGCAAGACCGTGCTGCTGGTCTTCTACCCGCTCGCGTTCACCGGCATCTGCCAGGGTGAGCTGTGCGAGGTGCGGGACAACCTCAACGAATACGTCAACGACGACGTCCAGGTGCTGACCGTCAGCGTCGACTCGGTCTACGCCCACAAGATCTGGGCCGACCGGGAGGGCTACCAGTTTCCGCTGCTCGCCGACTTCTGGCCGCACGGCGCGGTGGCCCAGGCGTACGGCGTCTTCAACGACGTCGCGGGCATCGCCAACCGGGGCACCTTCGTCATCGACCGGGCCGGCGTGGTCCGCTTCGCCGAGATGAACATGCCCGGCGAGGCACGCGACCAGCAGGGCTGGCGCAAGGCGTTGGCCGAGGCCGTCGCCGCCTGA
- a CDS encoding phosphotransferase, whose translation MAPVDLADGGAAHQFGGHHLLLHPYREGGSLWGRGLTDRQWVEYGDALLRLAETVDELASRVPQAPHVICHADIHPGNLIADGDGPLHVVDWDAPILRGEVEAVRPVLIGPTAMLV comes from the coding sequence GTGGCGCCGGTGGATCTGGCCGACGGTGGGGCCGCGCACCAGTTCGGCGGCCATCACCTGCTGCTCCACCCGTACCGCGAGGGCGGCAGCCTCTGGGGTCGGGGACTGACCGACCGCCAGTGGGTCGAGTACGGCGACGCGCTGCTCCGGCTGGCGGAGACGGTCGACGAGTTGGCCTCCCGCGTCCCGCAAGCCCCGCACGTCATCTGCCACGCCGACATCCACCCCGGCAACCTGATCGCCGACGGCGACGGACCGCTGCACGTGGTGGACTGGGACGCGCCGATCCTCCGAGGGGAAGTGGAGGCTGTTCGACCCGTCCTGATCGGGCCGACAGCGATGCTGGTGTGA